A DNA window from Anastrepha obliqua isolate idAnaObli1 chromosome 5, idAnaObli1_1.0, whole genome shotgun sequence contains the following coding sequences:
- the LOC129248683 gene encoding uncharacterized protein LOC129248683, which yields MNEYVLRCYYISTNCEEPEHMTTYRERMLDLFLRRYRHLNGKLTENSLATRKKAIFQHEYVRKEKQEEFKSAIRNELRGVEGSEEEITPEITEARNPQPENLAEFTNVQPEINLIHESIESDGPETNEEREVKDIFLNYLTNYEDMDPLLRQRIPRLGESEKLNEVVKTLNSKILPAYVANSTNLEYVNTLFYVSALTTARLLGKHPKVQTFKNKTTQKTPVVPRWQRRLETRIAGLRESIGRLTSFKNGAKSKRLLRHVSRIIAPLKPQTVGLDQLSEIIDRKVQQLAAYSKRLSKRYLKSNQRRKENQLFHKNQKSIYRNLQQNSNAESQTLYPQQQELEQFWEKIWAQAKHFNADANWLAKEKEKADNVAPMHFYYITAEEIKNNICTSANWKSPGLDQLHNIWLKKLSVMHEALARCYNELLKNIAAIPEFLTAGVTYLLPKDAPSADPARYRPITCLSTTYKLLTKIIANRIYEHCESNSILCEEQKGCRKRTMGCKDQLIIDTVITGVALRRRRNLSVAFIDYKKAFDSMPHDYLLEILRIYKIDAATVALLGRIMSKWNTKLVLNGTVSKQISIKRGIFQGDALSPLSFCIGLNPLSRLLTLKQNGFILKTELPTLRNISRQHQQTTSGDAAASSSLPSWSTSTAVCGDKTEDLSNKLNISQVRN from the coding sequence ATGAATGAATATGTCCTGCGCTGCTACTACATTTCCACAAATTGTGAAGAACCGGAGCACATGACGACCTATCGTGAGAGAATGCTAGACCTGTTTCTAAGAAGATATAGACATCTGAATGGAAAGCTAACCGAAAATAGCCTTGctacaagaaaaaaagcaatCTTCCAACACGAATAtgtaagaaaagaaaagcaagagGAATTTAAAAGTGCAATACGCAACGAGCTACGAGGAGTGGAAGGAAGCGAAGAGGAAATAACACCAGAGATAACCGAGGCACGCAACCCACAGCCTGAAAATTTAGCGGAATTTACCAACGTACAACCTGAAATTAACTTGATCCATGAAAGTATTGAAAGCGATGGTCCAGAAACTAATGAAGAACGGGAGGTGAAAGATATTTTCCTTAATTATCTGACGAATTATGAAGATATGGATCCTTTGCTAAGACAAAGGATACCCCGATTAGGCGAATCGGAAAAATTAAACGAAGTGGTTAAAACACTTAactcgaaaattctaccagcATATGTCGCCAATAGCACCAACTTGGAATATGTTAACACTCTCTTTTATGTTTCTGCTCTTACTACTGCACGATTACTGGGCAAGCACCCAAAGGTAcagacatttaaaaataaaacaacgcaAAAAACGCCAGTAGTCCCCAGGTGGCAAAGAAGACTCGAAACACGAATTGCCGGTCTAAGAGAATCTATAGGGAGGCttacttcatttaaaaatggGGCTAAGTCTAAAAGGTTATTAAGGCATGTATCTAGAATCATCGCGCCGCTTAAGCCTCAGACTGTGGGTCTTGACCAATTATCAGAGATAATTGATAGGAAAGTACAGCAACTCGCCGCTTACTCAAAGCGATTAAGTAAGCGATACCTCAAAAGTAATCAGAGGCGGAAGGAAAACCAGCTTttccacaaaaatcaaaaaagcatTTATAGAAATCTGCAACAAAACAGCAATGCAGAATCTCAGACATTATATCCACAACAACAAGAGTTAGAGCAGTTTTGGGAGAAAATATGGGCACAAGCAAAACACTTCAATGCTGATGCGAATTGGTTagccaaagaaaaagaaaaagcggATAACGTTGCACCAATGCACTTCTACTACATAACAgcagaagaaataaagaataatatatgtacttcAGCTAACTGGAAATCCCCTGGCCTAGACCAGCTACACAACATCTGGCTTAAAAAGCTCTCAGTAATGCACGAAGCACTCGCAAGATGCTACAACGAGCTACTGAAAAATATAGCTGCTATCCCAGAATTTCTCACTGCCGGAGTAACTTATCTTCTTCCAAAGGACGCACCATCTGCTGATCCAGCAAGATACCGCCCAATTACTTGCTTGAGCACGACATACAAACTCTTGACGAAAATAATCGCTAACCGAATATATGAACACTGTGAAAGTAACAGCATTTTATGTGAAGAACAGAAAGGTTGCAGGAAGCGCACAATGGGCTGTAAAGATCAGCTTATTATAGACACTGTTATCACAGGAGTAGCTCTGAGAAGAAGGCGGAATTTAAGCGTCGCGTTTATTGACTACAAAAAAGCTTTTGATTCAATGCCGCATGATTACCTATTAGAGATattaagaatatacaaaatcGATGCTGCCACTGTTGCCCTCTTGGGCCGCATAATGAGCAAGTGGAATACAAAACTGGTTCTAAATGGAACTGTTTCGAAACAGATTTCAATCAAACGTGGTATATTCCAAGGGGATGCCTTAAGCCCCTTATCGTTCTGCATTGGTCTCAATCCACTTAGCAGGCTTCTCACACTTAAACAAAATGGCTTTATACTCAAAACTGAA